Proteins from a genomic interval of Hemicordylus capensis ecotype Gifberg chromosome 14, rHemCap1.1.pri, whole genome shotgun sequence:
- the TNFAIP8L2 gene encoding tumor necrosis factor alpha-induced protein 8-like protein 2 — protein sequence MESFSSRNLALQAEKKILSRMASKSMVNMFIDDTSSEILDELYRVSKEFTQNRNESQKVIKNLIKVAVKISVLYRNNRFSDQELSLAEDFKQKLHHGAMTAISFYEVEFTFENAILAQLLHECRDLLLKLVEKHLTPKSHGRIRHVFDHFANTELLTLLYSPGEPYQPRLKKICDGLNRLIDEGKL from the coding sequence ATGGAGTCCTTCAGCTCCCGTAACCTGGCCCTACAGGCCGAGAAGAAAATTCTCAGCCGCATGGCCAGCAAATCCATGGTCAACATGTTTATCGACGACACCAGCAGCGAGATCTTGGATGAGCTGTACCGCGTCTCCAAGGAGTTCACGCAAAACCGGAATGAATCCCAGAAGGTCATCAAGAACCTCATCAAGGTGGCCGTCAAGATCTCCGTCCTCTACCGCAACAACCGCTTCAGCGACCAAGAGCTCAGCTTAGCGGAagatttcaaacagaagctgcaCCACGGGGCCATGACGGCCATCAGCTTCTACGAGGTGGAGTTCACCTTTGAGAACGCCATCTTGGCCCAGCTCCTCCACGAGTGCCGGGACTTGCTGCTGAAGCTGGTCGAGAAACATCTGACGCCCAAGTCTCACGGGCGCATCCGCCACGTCTTCGATCATTTCGCCAACACGGAACTCCTCACCCTGCTGTACAGCCCCGGGGAACCTTACCAGCCTCGCTTGAAGAAGATCTGCGACGGGCTGAACCGGCTGATTGACGAAGGGAAATTGTGA